The following is a genomic window from Hymenobacter chitinivorans DSM 11115.
CAGGTCAGGTGCCTGATAAGTTTGCTTTTAACCAGGTAATGAATACGTACTGCCAATTTTTCTGCGCGGATGACCAATTCGGGGAAGGGCGGGCCTTCGTGGAGTACGACGAGCACAATGAGCCCATTCGGCAGGTGAACGAACTCGTTGATAATTCGGGAGGGGTTATCCTGCTGTATTCTTACATTGAGTGGGTCAACGATAGAATTGCGGGTACCTGCTACTTATCCGACTTACGCTTGGACGCGACCTTGTTGACGGAGCAGGATAGGAGCACTCAGGCAATATTCGAGGAAAAGTGGGCGGCGGCTCGGGGCTTTAATGACCCACGACTGAATATCGACCGGCGGGAATATCTGACGGCTGAAATAATCCAGCAAATCATGCGCGGTCGGCCGTAACCAACAAGGCTGGCAAGGTAGGAGCCAGGTGCCTTCGGGAATCCATTGTTCTTCGCCATGCAGCTATTCTGTAAAAAGTACGTTATGTAGCTATCCTATATAGCAGATTGCCTACTTACCCATTACTGTTATGTCTCTCACTCACGAATCGTTTTGTGGCCTTTCCTTGGATGAGCAGCTACAAATTGTGCTAACGCAGGGCGTTTTTTGCGCCACCCGCTACGAGGCTACCTACGCCATTACCCAGTACCAGGTCCGTGAATTCAGCGCCGACCTCTACTACTCCTGGCACTCGATCCTGCCCGAGCAGATCCAGACCAGTGAGCTGCAGCCCCCGGCCCGGTAAGAGCGGCGCGGCGCCCCCGAAAAACCCGCGGGCCGCGTGAACCCGGGCGAGATGGTACGGGTTACGAAAAAAGCTGCCCCAGCCGGGCCTTTCACCGCGCGAGCTGCGCCCGAAAGAGGCTCGACTGGCGGGGAAAACGGTTTTTTCGGGTATCTTTCTTTCGCTATGAAAACACTACGCTACTCTCTCGGAATCGTGCTGGTGGCCGTCGGGCTGAGCCTGGGCGCGACCACGCCGGCCGCGGCCCAGCAGCGGGCCAACTTCACCCAGGAGTTTGGGGGCAGCACCGTGCTGCTGACTACCGGCGACACGCTGCGCGGCCCGCTGGCGTTGCACCGCAACGAGGACGTGATTCGGCTGACGATGCCCGACAACACGGTCAATACGCTCTCGGCCGTGGCCGTGCAGAGCTTTGCCGTGAAGGGGCAGCAGGCCGACCGCCGCAACTACTACGACGATTTCTACGACGCCCGCTCGGGCTACTACTACGGCAGCCCGTATTACAACATGCCGCCCCGGCCCCGGCGCGAACGGGTCGACACCAGCCTGGTGCGCGTGTTCCGGACCTACCGCTGGAACCACGACAACGACTACAGTGACTTCAAGTCGCCGGCTTTTTTTGAGCAGCTCAGCGGCGGCCCCAACATTCTACTGCGGCGCGAGGCCCTGGTGGAGCGGGCCGTGAACAACGGACCCATGTACGGTGGCTACGGCTATAACCCCTACGGCGTGCCCCGCACCTCGTACTACCGGGAAATCAAGGATGCTTTCTACCTGGGCCTGCCCAGCGGCAACGTGCTGCCCCTGCGCAACCCCAAGAAGGATTTGCTGGCCGCCTTCCGCCAGCAGGCCAAGCAGATTGAGCAGTACGCCAAAGACAACAAGCTCGACTTCTCGGACCCCCGGGAGCTGGCCTTTATTGTTAACTACGCCAATTCCCTGCAGCCCAAACCTTGAACCGAATCTGGTTTAAGCCACCAATAAAAAGGAGCCCTGACCACTGGTCGGGGCTCCTTTTTGGTTGTAGGCAACGAGGAACTTACAAGTCGCGGCTGCGCAGCAGCAGGTAGCTCAGTAGCCAGAACAAGGCAATGTAGACCAGGGCCAGCGGGGCGGCCTGGGTGGGCAGCAGGGCGCTGGACGGCCCCGTGACCGTAGCCAGCAGCTCCCGGCCCGGCGTGGGCGTGAGGCTGTCGAGCACCTTGACGGGAAAGAACCGGTCGAGCTGGTCGGGGGTGCCAAAGCGCACCAGGGGCTCCACAACCCAGGCGTAGAGCAGAAAGCCCAAAAATGCCGGGCCGGCCTTGCGCAGCAGAAAGCCCAGCAGTCCGGCCAACGACACGTAGCCCAGGGCCTGCACACCGTAGAGCAGCACCGCGCCCAGGGTTTCGGGAGCCCGGCCCAGGGTTTCGGGGGAGCGGGTGAGGCCCAGGAAGAACCCAACGCCGAGCACGGCCAGCATGCCGTACAGCGCCAAGAGCCCCGACACGGCCAGCTTGCCCTGCACCAGGCCCGCCACCGAGCTGCCGTCGATGACCTGCTGGCGGAAGGTGCGGAACTGATATTCGTCGGTAATGAGGATGATGAGCAAGATGCCCAGCAGCAGGTTGAAGTAGCTGGCCACGTAACTGAGCCGGTTCCAGAGCTCGGGAAACTGGTACAGCGTGTTGCCCAGCTGCTGCCCGTTGACCGTCACGCTGCCGCCCACCGACACGAAGCCGGCCAGCAGCACCACGTATAGCAGCAAGATAACCCACACGGTGCGGTAGGGTAGAATTTTCCGAAGCTCAGCTTTCATGGAATAGTGAAATGTGAAGTTGTGAAATGGCGCACTGGTGCACTGGTGAGTTGTCGTTCTGAATGCGCGAGGCCGCGCTAGCCGAACGACAACTCACCAGTGCACCAGCTCACCTTGTGAGCTCCAGGAACTGGGCTTCGAGGCTGCGGTGGCGGGTTTCGAGGCCGGAGAGCACCACGCCGCTGGCGAAGAGGGCCCGGTTCAGCTCGGCGGCCGAGTGGCCGGGGGCCAGCACGGCGCTGTGGCCCCCGCCGGTTTCGGGGCGCACGTCGCTCACCCAGGGCAGCTGGCCCAGGGCGTGCAGCAAAGAAGCCGGGCTCAGGTCGGGCTCCACGCGCAGCACCACCCGGTCGGCGGAGGCCAGGATGCTGCTGACCGGGCCGGCCGTGCGCAGCTCCCCGCGCTGCAGCACCGCTACGTGGGTGCACACCTTTTCAATTTCATCCAGCAGGTGGCTGGCAATGATGATGGTTTTGCCCTGGGCGGCCAGGCGCTGAATCAGCTCCCGCACTTCGGCAATGCCCTGGGGGTCGAGGCCGTTGGTGGGCTCGTCGAGTACCAGCACGTCGGGCTGGCCGAGCAGGGTGGAGGCCAGGGCCAGGCGCTGCTTCATGCCCAACGAAAAGCCCCGGAAGGCGTCGTTTTGGCGGGCGGTAAGGCCGGTCATTTCCAGGGCCGCGTCCACGGTGCGCGGGTCGGCGCGCTTCACGTCGGCGGCCAGCAGCAGGTTTTGGCGGGCCGAGAGGTAGGGGAAAAAGTTAGGCGTTTCGAGCAAAGCCCCCACCCGCCGCTTGCTTTGGCTCGACAAGGGCTGCCCAAACCAGCGCACCGCGCCGCCATCGGCCCGCAGCACGCCCAGGGCCAAACCCAGCGTGGTGGTTTTGCCGCTGCCGTTGGGGCCCAGCAAGCCGTACACGCTGCCTTCTTCCACCTGCAGGCTCAGCCCGCGCAACGCCGTAGTGCCGCCGTAGCGCTTGGAAAGATTATCGAGCTCCAGAACAGCCATTCTATAGTTGTTAGTTGTTGGTTGTTAGTTGTTGGGAGGGTAGTTGTTCGTTGTCACTGGTTTGTTCGGGCTGATGACTGCTCCTGACAACTGACAACGAGCAACGAACAGCTATTCCGTAGGCAGCTTACCGCCCGACCAGCGCACGACGGGGTAGCGCAGGTGAGACTTTTCGTAGTTCGGCGACTGGCGGTACATGAAGTCGAGCTGGGCGGCGCCGCTGGCGGCAAAGGCGGGGTTGGCCTTCTGCAGGCCAGTAAGCCGCTCGCGCAGGCCCGGGTCCCGTTTGAGCAGCTCGGCGGCCACGTCTTCAAAGACGTAGTCGGAGAAGTACTCTTTCTGCTGCAGAATCGAGTCGAAGAAGCCCCAGGCGAAGAACGAGTCGGTGGCCTGGGGTTCCAGGGTTTCGATGAGGTAGCGGGCCGCGGGCTGGTCGAGGAAGGCCACGAAGTCGCCGCGGCGGAAGGTGAGGGGCTGCTGTTCGGGGCGCAGTTCCACCTTGTTGTGCAGATAATGCCCTTCGTAGGGGCGCTGGCCGGTTTTGTAGTCGGCAATGTAGTAGACCTCGGTGGTCAGGGTCGTGTCGCGGGTGAGGCGCCGGAGCTGCACGCCGTTCAGGCGCAGGCGGTCCACTACTTCGCCCCAGGCCTGCGGAATGAGGTAAGCGGCCGGCCGCGCGACGCTCACCGTGGGCCGGAACGTGTTGTAGTAGTTGATCTGGCGGGTGTAGGGCGCCTGCCGGTCGTAGTACAGCCGGGGCTGCCCACTCACGGCGCTGGGCTTGGTTTTGCCCTCGTAGCCCCGGAAGCTGATTTTCTCGAACGACGTCGTGTCAATGGCCCAGGCCAGGGGAAACTGGGCCTGGGTCCGGAGCTGCTCCTGGGCCGTGGCGCGGGCCTCGGCCAGGGCGGCGGCATCCTGGTGCACCGAGCGCACGAGCAAATCCAGGAAGTCGTACTGGGCCCGCACCCGGGGCGTGTAGGCCTTCAGCATGTGGGTTTCGGTCACAAAGCCGATGGTGTTGAAGAGCGTGGTGTAGCCGGTGGAGTAGCGCGGGGTTTCCAGAAAGCCCTGCAGGCCGCGGGCGTCGGGCGTGCGGCCCTCGAAGTCCACGTAGGGCGTCATCGGCGACTTGCGCTTGGTCATGCCCCCGTACAAGGCCGGCAGCAGGCGGCCCTGCAGATACTGGCTCAGCACCGGGTGGAGCTTGTCCTTCTGGGTGGCAATGAGGGTCATCGTGTACTGGTAGTCGGCCCCGTCGGAGGTGTGGGTGTCCACGTACACGTCGGGCTGCCAGCGCTGAAACAGCTGGGCAAAGGCGCGGGCATTACGCGAGTCCTGCTTAATATAGTCGCGGTTCAGATCCAGGTTGCGGGCGTTGCCGCGGAAGCCGTAGCTCTCGGGCCCGTTCTGGTTGGCCCGGGTGGTGGAGTTGCGCACCAGGGAGCCGTCCACGTTGTAAATCGGGATGATGACCAGGGTCACGTTTTCCAACTGCCGGCGCAGCTCCTTTTTCTGCACGTAGTCGCGGGCCAGCATCATGGCCGCATCGATGCCCTCGGGCTCGCCGGGGTGAATACCGTTTTGGATAAAAACTACCCGGCGGTTTTTCTGCCGCACCGAAGCCGGGTCCGCGTCGCCGTCCAGGGACACGACCACCTCGTGCAGGGGCTGGCCGATGTCGGTGGTGCCGGCCTCGCGCAGGGTGACTTCGGGGTAGGCCGCGTCGAGGCGCTGGTAGTAGGCAATGCACTCGGCGTGGGTCGTGGTGGTATTGCCGTTGCCCTTTTCAAAGGGTGTGCGCCAATCGGCCGCCGGGGGAGTGGCGGGAGCCGAAACGGCCAGGAGCGCGGAAAGCAGGAAAGCTAGCATGCAGGCGAAAGTAGCAAAGAGCCGCGAAGCTAGAACTAAATGCTGGTTTGGGCCTGCGCACGCGCTTCCAACAGGGGCACATTGTTTATTCTGTCATCCTGAGCGGCGCGAAGCAAAGCGAAGGACCTTCCTCGCCTCAGTGACGAGGTTTATGCCAACGTGAGAAAGTGCTTTATTCAGTTAGGAAAAAGACTTCGTCACATTGGTAGAAACCATAGCGGGCTAGGCGAGGAAGGTCCTTCGCTCATTGCGTTGCGCTCAGGATGACAGAGGAAATACGGTAGCAGTGCCGGCGAGATTCCTCGACTTCGCTTCGCTGCGTTCGGAATGACGTTCTGGTTTACCTGCCTAATACAAACGGCGGCGGGCCGGGAACAGGGCCTGGTCGAGGCTGAAGCGGCCGGGGCCGGCGAAGAGCAGGCCCAGAAACAGAAACGCCGATTCCAGGGCGTGGGAATAGGCGTTGAAATCATCACCGCTGAGCACGTGCATCACGGTGGCCATAATCATGGTGACCAGCAGCAGAAAGCAGGCAATGCGAAAAAACAACCCCAGGGCCAGCAGCTGCCCGCCCACGGCCTCGGCCACGGCGGCCAGCAGGCCCCAGGCGGCCGGGGCAAAGTCCAGGCCCACCATTTTCATCACGCTTCCTACCTGAGTCCACATTGCCGGCCCGCCCATCAGCTTGGGGTAACCGTGAATGGTAAACATCACCCCAATGCCGATGCGGAGCAGTAATAAGCCCAAATCGTGCGTGCGGTAGCGGTTTTCAAACAAGACCATAGGGGAAGAAAGGACGGGCTAGAAGGTGGGGCGGGGGCGAAGCGAGGCTATATAGAAAAGCTCCCATCGTTGCCAAAGTACAAGAATTATGGTGGAATCCCATACTTGCCAAGGCTGAGCTTCAATTGGGCTGATCCGGCACTAGCGCACCCGCACCCCAATAATGCGGGTGGCGGGCGGAATGTCGGCCGTGCTCATGTCGGGGCCGTGGTTATCGGGCAGCGACTTCTCGTCCAGAATCCAGCCAATGCGCATCTGACCCGAAATGGCCACGAAGTCATTTTCGTCCTGGCGCACCCGCGTCAGGCCGTACACCTGCCGGGCCGCCCCAAACGGGGAGCCCACCCCGATGCCCTCGGCCGTGCGGTACTGCGGGTCGTAGATGCGGATGCGGCGCAGGGTGAGGGCCGAGTCGGGGCCGCTGCGGATGAACTCCAGCACAGTTTCGGGCGCCTGGGGCTGCTGGGCGTCGCGCAGGCGGTAGGCGGGGTAGGTGGCTCCTTTATAGGAATAGGTGGTTTTGGTGAGCTGGGCGGCCGGCACCACGGCCAGCAGCTCCGCTTCCTTCATGTTCAGGCGCAGCCGGCCCACCTGGCTAGGGCTAATTAGGTGGAGCGAATCGGGCAGGCGGGTGGCCGAGGGGCTGAGCGCGGCCGGGTCGGTGGCGCCCGAGCCGCCGGCAAACGGGGCTTCGGAGCCCGAGGAGGCCGTTGGGGTGCGGCCCGCGGGCGAGTCGCAGGCACTGAGCAGAGCCAGCAGCAGGGCGCCGGCTATAATAGGAGTGGAGATGGTCATGGTTGGCAGGAAATACGGGTGGGACGAGTTTAGCGTTGACGAAAGCCCCGGCTTTACGTAGGCATAACCGGCCAAACGTCCGCCTTGGCTACCTTTGCCCCACCTTTCTGACCCTTAACCCAAGCCGCCCGTGAGTGCTAAAGCCCGCAAACCGCTGATTCTGATTTCCAACGACGACGGCATCACGGCCCCCGGCATTGCCATGCTCGTGCGCGTGATGCGCCGCATCGGCGAGGTGGTGGTCGTGGCGCCCAACTCCCCGCAGTCGGGTATGGGCCACGCCATTACCATTGGCAGCTCCCTGCGCCTGGACCCGAGCACCATATTCCCGGGCATCGAGGCCTACGAGTGCAGCGGCACCCCGGCCGACTGCGTGAAGCTGGCCAAGCACATGGTGCTCAAGGACCGCAACCCCGATTTGGTGGTGTCGGGCATCAACCACGGCTCCAACTCCTCGGTGAACGTGCTGTACTCGGGCACGATGTCGGCCGCCATTGAAGCTGCCATTGAGGGCCTGCCCGCCATCGGCTTCTCGCTGTGCGACTACGGCCACGAGGCCGATTTTTCCCACACCGAAGAGTGGGTCGAGCACATTACCCGCCAGGCCCTGCAAAACGGCATTCCGGTGGGCACGGCCCTGAACGTGAATTTCCCCAAGAAGCAGGCGCAGCCCATTGCCGGGGCTAAGCTCTGCCGCCAGGCCCGGGCCAAGTGGGCCGAGGAATTCGACGTGCGCCTCGACCCCCACAAGCGCCCCTACTACTGGCTTATCGGCAACTTTGTGAACGAAGACCAGGGCGAGGACACCGACGAGTTTGCCCTGGCCCACAACTACATTTCCATCGTGCCCTGCCAGTTCGACCTGACGGCCCTGCACGGCATCACCCAGATGAACGAGCAGTGGAGCCTGGCCCTGAATGGGGAAGAATCGAAGGCCAACGTGGCGACCAAAAAAGCCTCTTCCCCGCAGCCCGCCCAGCCGGCCAAAGCCGCGCAGCCCGCCAAGAAAGCCAGTAGGAAGTAAGGATTTCATCCAAAAATGCCGAGCCCCGAAATAACGTTTCGGGGCTCGGCATTTTTGGGGGATTCGGGCTCGGACACGGTGCGTGATAGGCTGAGTTAGTCGTGCGACGGGTTGTGACGGCCCTGTGATAGGCTCGGTCGCAAGTGCGACACGTTGTGACGCACTTGCGACGAGGTGTGACACGCGTGCGAAGCCTTATGACGACCGTGCGACGGGTTGTGACGACCCTGCGAAGCCTTATGACAGCTTTGCGAAGCCTTGTGACGACCGTGCGAAGCCTTATAACAGTCGTGCAAGAGGTTATGACGGTCGTGCGGGGCGTGATGACTGCTTTCGCAAGAAGCCTGGCGGGCCTAACCGCGTTTGTGCGTTATCTTGCCCGTCTACTTCCTCCTGCTACCCCCTTTTCTGATGCTGCTCAAATCCCGCTTTTTCGTGGCGCTGCTGCTGGCCCTCGGCCTGGGCCAGCGCGCCACGGCCCAGGTTTACACCGCTTCCGACCCGCTGGCCCACACGTTTTCCATCGTCGCCCGCGACCCGGCCACCGGCGACATGGCCGTGGCCGTGCAAAGCCACTGGTTTTCGGTGGGCACGGCCGTGAGCTGGGGCGAGGCCGGGGTGGGCGTGGTAGCCACCCAGTCGTTTACCAACAAGTCGTTTGGCACCCGGGGCCTGGCCTTGCTCAAAAGCGGCAAAACCGCCCAGCAGGCCCTCGACGAGCTGCTGGCCACCGACGAAGGCCGCGACGTGCGCCAGGTGGCCATCCTCGACGCCCAGGGCAACGTGGCCACCCACACCGGCAAGAAGTGCGTGGACATGGCCGGCCACCAGCAGGGCAAGCAGTTTTCGGTGCAGGCCAACATGATGCTCACCGATAAAGTGTGGCCCGCCATGGCCCAGGCCTACGAGAAAAATGCCCAGCTACCTTTCGCCGAGCGGGTGCTGTCGGCCCTGGACGCGGCCCAGGCCGCGGGCGGCGACATCCGGGGGCGGCAGTCGGCGGCCCTGCTGGTGGTGCGCGGCAAAGCCACGGCCGCGCCCTGGGACGACCGGCTCATCGACCTGCGGGTGGAAGACAACCCGGCCCCGCTGCCCGAGCTGGCCCGCCTGCTGCGCCTCACCCGCGCCTACGACCATATGAATGCCGGCGACCTGGCCGTGGAGAAGAATGACATGCCCCGGGCCATTCAGGAGTATGAGGCGGCCGAGAAGATGTTCCCCAAGAACCTGGAAATGCAGTACTGGCACGCCATTACGTTGGCCAACAAGCAGCAGCTACCCGCCGCGCTGGCGTTGCTGCGGTCCATTTTCCGGCAGGAGCCCAACTGGCGCACCCTCACCGAGCGGCTGCCCAAAGTCGGCTTGCTGACCGTGTCGGCCGCCGAGCTGCAACAGATTCTGAGTTTGAAATAACCCGCCCCGTTCTATGAAATTCGCCTTTCGCCTTGCTGGTACCAATCGAGTTTGGGCTCTGAGCGGCCTGCTGTTCGCGCTGTGGCTGGGCCTGCTGGGCTGCGCCGCGTCCAAGCCCGGCGCCGCGGCCGTGACGACCGTCTACATCGTGCGCCACGCCGAGAAGGACCCCACGCCCGGCCTGCCCGACCCGGCCCTGACCCCGGCCGGAGAGGCACGGGCCCTGGCCTTGCGCGAGCAGTTGGGCAAGCAACCCATTGCGGCCATTTTTACCACCAACACCACCCGTACCCGCACCACGGCGGCGCCCCTGGCCCAGCAGCTCGGCCTCACGCCCCAGGTGTACGATGCCAAGCAGCAAAGCGCGTTGGTCGAGCGAATCAAAACCGAGTTTGCGGGTAAAAAGGTGCTGGTCGTGGGCCACTCCAACACGATTCTGGAAACGGCCGAAGCCCTGGGTGCCACCCGGCCCGTGCCCACGGTGCAGGACAATGAGTTCAGCTACCTGCTGGAAGTGAAGCTGCCCGCCGCGGGCCCGGCTACGGCCACGGCCCGGCAGTACGGCGCGGCCCCGGTACCCGTGCCCGCCAAATGAACCGAATTCGTCTGCTGCTGGTACTAGGGCTGCTGAGTGGTCGGTTTTGGTCGGCGGCCCAGGGCGTTACCCTGCCCCCGGACAGCTCCCGGAAGCCGGTTCTGGTGCCCGTGGTGGTCGATACCCTGGCCCGCAAGTTCAGTCTGATCGGGCCCCTGGATAGTGCGGCCCGCCCTAATCTGCTGGCGCACGAGCGGTATCCCGGGCCGCGCCGCCTGCGGGGTACCATCGGCAAGCAGTCCGTGACGGTGGAGCTGGACTCGGCCAACGGCAGCTACGTGGGCGGGTTTTACTACGACCGGGCCGGCCGCTGGCTGGAAGTGCGCCTCGACGCGCGCCGGGGGGCCCGCACGCTGAATCTGTGCGAAACCCCGGCGGGCGACCTGACCGGCCGCCTGCGCCTGCCAACCAAGGCGGCGGCTCAGCTCAAGGGCACCTGGGAAAATGCCGAT
Proteins encoded in this region:
- a CDS encoding M14 family zinc carboxypeptidase; its protein translation is MLAFLLSALLAVSAPATPPAADWRTPFEKGNGNTTTTHAECIAYYQRLDAAYPEVTLREAGTTDIGQPLHEVVVSLDGDADPASVRQKNRRVVFIQNGIHPGEPEGIDAAMMLARDYVQKKELRRQLENVTLVIIPIYNVDGSLVRNSTTRANQNGPESYGFRGNARNLDLNRDYIKQDSRNARAFAQLFQRWQPDVYVDTHTSDGADYQYTMTLIATQKDKLHPVLSQYLQGRLLPALYGGMTKRKSPMTPYVDFEGRTPDARGLQGFLETPRYSTGYTTLFNTIGFVTETHMLKAYTPRVRAQYDFLDLLVRSVHQDAAALAEARATAQEQLRTQAQFPLAWAIDTTSFEKISFRGYEGKTKPSAVSGQPRLYYDRQAPYTRQINYYNTFRPTVSVARPAAYLIPQAWGEVVDRLRLNGVQLRRLTRDTTLTTEVYYIADYKTGQRPYEGHYLHNKVELRPEQQPLTFRRGDFVAFLDQPAARYLIETLEPQATDSFFAWGFFDSILQQKEYFSDYVFEDVAAELLKRDPGLRERLTGLQKANPAFAASGAAQLDFMYRQSPNYEKSHLRYPVVRWSGGKLPTE
- a CDS encoding ABC transporter ATP-binding protein, translating into MAVLELDNLSKRYGGTTALRGLSLQVEEGSVYGLLGPNGSGKTTTLGLALGVLRADGGAVRWFGQPLSSQSKRRVGALLETPNFFPYLSARQNLLLAADVKRADPRTVDAALEMTGLTARQNDAFRGFSLGMKQRLALASTLLGQPDVLVLDEPTNGLDPQGIAEVRELIQRLAAQGKTIIIASHLLDEIEKVCTHVAVLQRGELRTAGPVSSILASADRVVLRVEPDLSPASLLHALGQLPWVSDVRPETGGGHSAVLAPGHSAAELNRALFASGVVLSGLETRHRSLEAQFLELTR
- a CDS encoding phosphoglycerate mutase family protein, with amino-acid sequence MKFAFRLAGTNRVWALSGLLFALWLGLLGCAASKPGAAAVTTVYIVRHAEKDPTPGLPDPALTPAGEARALALREQLGKQPIAAIFTTNTTRTRTTAAPLAQQLGLTPQVYDAKQQSALVERIKTEFAGKKVLVVGHSNTILETAEALGATRPVPTVQDNEFSYLLEVKLPAAGPATATARQYGAAPVPVPAK
- the surE gene encoding 5'/3'-nucleotidase SurE; the protein is MLVRVMRRIGEVVVVAPNSPQSGMGHAITIGSSLRLDPSTIFPGIEAYECSGTPADCVKLAKHMVLKDRNPDLVVSGINHGSNSSVNVLYSGTMSAAIEAAIEGLPAIGFSLCDYGHEADFSHTEEWVEHITRQALQNGIPVGTALNVNFPKKQAQPIAGAKLCRQARAKWAEEFDVRLDPHKRPYYWLIGNFVNEDQGEDTDEFALAHNYISIVPCQFDLTALHGITQMNEQWSLALNGEESKANVATKKASSPQPAQPAKAAQPAKKASRK
- a CDS encoding ABC transporter permease produces the protein MKAELRKILPYRTVWVILLLYVVLLAGFVSVGGSVTVNGQQLGNTLYQFPELWNRLSYVASYFNLLLGILLIILITDEYQFRTFRQQVIDGSSVAGLVQGKLAVSGLLALYGMLAVLGVGFFLGLTRSPETLGRAPETLGAVLLYGVQALGYVSLAGLLGFLLRKAGPAFLGFLLYAWVVEPLVRFGTPDQLDRFFPVKVLDSLTPTPGRELLATVTGPSSALLPTQAAPLALVYIALFWLLSYLLLRSRDL
- a CDS encoding DoxX family protein, translating into MVLFENRYRTHDLGLLLLRIGIGVMFTIHGYPKLMGGPAMWTQVGSVMKMVGLDFAPAAWGLLAAVAEAVGGQLLALGLFFRIACFLLLVTMIMATVMHVLSGDDFNAYSHALESAFLFLGLLFAGPGRFSLDQALFPARRRLY
- a CDS encoding DUF1028 domain-containing protein, with translation MLLKSRFFVALLLALGLGQRATAQVYTASDPLAHTFSIVARDPATGDMAVAVQSHWFSVGTAVSWGEAGVGVVATQSFTNKSFGTRGLALLKSGKTAQQALDELLATDEGRDVRQVAILDAQGNVATHTGKKCVDMAGHQQGKQFSVQANMMLTDKVWPAMAQAYEKNAQLPFAERVLSALDAAQAAGGDIRGRQSAALLVVRGKATAAPWDDRLIDLRVEDNPAPLPELARLLRLTRAYDHMNAGDLAVEKNDMPRAIQEYEAAEKMFPKNLEMQYWHAITLANKQQLPAALALLRSIFRQEPNWRTLTERLPKVGLLTVSAAELQQILSLK